In Pseudomonadota bacterium, one genomic interval encodes:
- the gatC gene encoding Asp-tRNA(Asn)/Glu-tRNA(Gln) amidotransferase subunit GatC encodes MKITQDEVSYVAKLARLDLTPEEVEVMAGQMDRILGYIDKLNNLDTQGVQPTTHTISINNAFRTDTVRQSLAQKDALANAPLQNGEAFIVPRVI; translated from the coding sequence ATGAAGATTACACAAGATGAAGTCAGCTATGTTGCAAAGCTTGCACGGCTGGATCTTACTCCGGAAGAAGTTGAGGTTATGGCTGGACAGATGGATAGAATACTGGGGTATATTGATAAGTTGAACAATCTTGACACCCAGGGAGTTCAGCCCACCACCCATACAATATCCATAAATAATGCTTTCAGAACAGATACGGTGAGGCAATCTCTTGCCCAGAAGGACGCCTTAGCCAACGCCCCGCTGCAAAATGGCGAGGCTTTTATTGTGCCACGGGTGATTTGA
- a CDS encoding response regulator translates to MFAKSKILIADDDSLVREAVAKVLEMFGHEVITVTSGEEAVVAVTSAFDVILLDINMPGMDGFETMEAIKDKEPDIPVLFITGAGSVEYAIKAINLGAYDFISKPIEDLDLFNVKIKRAIEKRMYVLSEKTYKENLEVEIKNKTKELAEKNALLEQYSQDLEESSVNTIITLQTALEEKDQYTAGHTRRVTEYSLMIARAKQLSPIDLQVLERACQLHDIGKLVIDASCIQKPGPLNEEEWERIKKHPEIGENILKPMVFLKREAEIVRHHHERLDGKGYPDGLKGDELGELARIITVADSYDAMTSKRSYKKNMSMQEAADELRKNANTQFDPENVEIFVSLLMDRKKVSHL, encoded by the coding sequence ATGTTTGCTAAAAGTAAGATACTGATTGCCGACGACGACAGCCTTGTAAGGGAAGCAGTGGCAAAAGTGCTTGAGATGTTCGGCCACGAAGTTATAACCGTGACCAGCGGCGAAGAGGCGGTTGTTGCAGTGACAAGTGCTTTTGATGTTATTCTTTTAGATATCAATATGCCGGGCATGGACGGTTTCGAAACCATGGAAGCCATCAAGGATAAAGAGCCTGATATTCCTGTCTTGTTTATCACCGGGGCCGGGAGCGTTGAGTACGCAATAAAGGCAATCAACCTTGGCGCCTACGATTTTATCTCAAAGCCCATTGAAGATCTTGACCTTTTCAATGTCAAAATCAAGCGAGCCATTGAAAAGAGGATGTATGTCCTGAGCGAGAAGACGTACAAGGAAAATCTTGAAGTCGAGATAAAGAATAAAACTAAAGAGCTTGCCGAAAAAAATGCCCTCCTTGAGCAGTATAGTCAAGACCTTGAAGAATCCTCGGTTAATACAATTATCACGCTGCAGACAGCCCTTGAGGAAAAGGATCAGTATACTGCGGGTCATACCAGAAGAGTGACGGAATATTCCCTGATGATTGCCAGGGCGAAACAGCTTTCACCAATAGACCTGCAGGTGCTGGAAAGGGCTTGTCAGCTTCACGATATCGGCAAGCTGGTCATTGATGCCAGCTGTATCCAAAAGCCTGGCCCCCTGAATGAAGAGGAATGGGAACGGATCAAGAAGCACCCGGAAATTGGTGAGAATATTTTAAAGCCCATGGTGTTTCTGAAGCGGGAGGCGGAGATTGTCCGGCATCACCATGAAAGGCTTGACGGCAAGGGTTATCCCGATGGACTGAAGGGTGATGAGCTTGGAGAACTCGCCAGGATTATCACGGTGGCGGACAGTTACGATGCCATGACCTCGAAGAGAAGTTATAAGAAGAACATGTCCATGCAGGAAGCGGCAGATGAGTTACGCAAAAATGCCAACACCCAATTTGATCCGGAAAATGTCGAGATATTCGTAAGCCTGTTAATGGATCGGAAAAAGGTCTCCCATTTGTAA